The window TTAACCAGGAGAACATTCACATGGTCGCGTGTGCTGAGCTATAAATCTTTGAGTACCGGTTCTTGTAATCTAATTGAAAGATCATATGATCACAACAGGTGTGGAGGCAAAATTTATGGACTTGTATTGGCCTGTTGTTCTATTACCCTTGCTTTCTTCCTATAAATACATTGCTCTCGGCCCATCTCCCAcaagcacctctctctctctctctctctctctctctctctctctctctctctttctcaatgGGTGCACTCGATCACCTCTCGGATATGTGCAGTGTTACAGAGACAAAGAGAACACTGCAAATAAGGAAAAGGAGACCGCTACAGGTGAAGAACATCACCATGTTCGAGCCCTTTTGCTTCAGGGGCATCAGAAGAGAAATAATCTCTTCTTCTTGCTCTCTACCGTTAAATTTACTACGCTTTGTCCTTATCATCAGTTCTTGTTTGTGTTGTTTTCGGTTCGATCAGACTGTTGATCTGAAGGTGAAAATGGACTGCGATGGCTGTGAAAGGAGAGTGAAGCATGCTGTTAGCTCAATAAGAGGTACTTGACACGCCTCATTTCATTTCCCTTTCGTCTATCTTCGCgcaatattctctctctctcatgttgtTTCTTCTTGTATCGTATCTGCAAATAGTTTAGCTGGAACAAGAAATCAGTACCGAAGATGCATGAATACCGTACACTAGAATAATACAATCACCGGTTGGAGATTTTGCTTGAGCATTATCGATCATCTCCATCTAGTTCATGTTTGAGCACCTTCATCAAATTAAATATTTGGGATCACCCATTCCTTCTGTCACATCTACTAAATACAATTTTCACTACCATCTGTAAGAAACAGATCCTTCACGATTGAAAAGGAAGTACGGCTCCATGAACACTTCAGATTGGGTTctgcaccttagtcttctctcctTACGACTATAGCTGACTTGGAACGAATTGGGTGGTAGGTGTGACGAACGTGAACGTGAACCGAAAGCAAAGCAGGGTGACGGTCACCGGCCACATCGAGGCAAAGCAAGTCTTGGAGAGGATCAAGAGCACGGGAAAGAGAGCAGAGCTTTGGCCCTACGTCCCCTACAACCTGGTCGCGTATCCCTACGTCGCCGGAGCCTACGACAAGAAGGCCCCTTCTGGTTTTGTCCGAAACGCGGCTCAGGCGGTCCCCAACCCCAACGCACCGGAAGAGCAGTACATGTCGCTCTTCAGCGACGATAACCCAAATGCATGTAGCATCATGTGACTCAACTTGCGCATGGCTGTGAGTGAGCTAATAAGGTGGAATTGTGATGCTGAGAACTTAAATTTTCCCGAGTTAAATGAGTAGAAAAAATAGATCTTGTTAATCactatgtatgcatgtatatttCTTGCAGAAGGGGAATTATCTACCGATTTCTCAGCAAAAGGTTTTCGTGCTTCCTAAGCCTTTCGTGTACTGCTACATGTATATATGTGAAGTCTGTGGAGTAGTAACAGCACAAATTCCAGCAGTATCAATCTGTCAGACTTCGAGCCAAGGATGAGCAGATGACCGTGTTCTTGTTTGCCAATGCATGTTCAAAACAGAAAGCAATCGATTAGTTGTCacttaaagaagaaaaaaagagatgtGAAACATGTAGAAGATTATTGCGAAGAACAGCCATGATTCGCCATTGGCAAGTGCCATCCAACAAGGAAGTGAACGGAGTGAGAACTTTCCAGTAGGAACAATCATTGGATCACAATGTCAAGGTAGACAATAATATAGTAGGACACTGATtgcaagagcagaagaagaaactTTGCACAAAGTCATGGGCCCCTTTCCAATCCCCAATGGTCATCTGGCACCAGCATGTCACATTGCTGCAACCGCATCATCCTCCCATTGTTCTTCTTGTCCACATACACTCCTTTCCAGCTCGGTGAATCTTCTCTCCCTCTAGTGTCTCCAAGAACTACATGCGCAGGCTTTGTCTGAACATGGAGCTTGCTGGTGTTTCCATGTAGGTGTCAACAACTAATTGTAATGATGGGACTAGAGGTAAGGACACAGGAAAGACAACAATGATGTAAAGCCTTGAAGCTAGCAATGATCAAGAAGAGACAGCTGCAATGCTCGAGCAACATTGTCCATTTCAAATCAGCAGCTGCAGCTCAAACTCACATGTGCTGGCAGTGGATATAAGCACCAAACACATGGAAAGTATATGAAACAATAGATTTTGTTTGTCGTTTGACACTTGCACTTTGGAtcttatttatatagattaaatGGCAGACACCTTTCAAGTCGTCGCTTTGGCCGAGTGGTTAAGGCGTGTGCCTGCTAAGTACATGGGGTTTCCCCGCGAGAGTTCGAATCTCTCAGGCGACGCTTGTATTTTTGGGCAACTAAAATGTGGGACCATTTCCGCGTCCAATCACAAGGCTCCATCTGTAGGAACAAAAAAAAAGTATGGCCGTGGGAACTTTCGCTGGAGGAAGCCTCGAAAAGACCAAAAAGCCCATCCTTATAACGAGAGAAAGGAGCACGGGTGTGGAGAAACATGGTCATTTGGGCTAAGAAATCCACACTCATTTATCTCTTATCACACACATTTTCTTATGAAGAATATTCGTCTTAGAAGCACTGAAGAAACTAAGAAGCAGAGCTTTATTACTCGAACAGGAATAGATAGATTGCTAGGAAGAATGAAGGACAAATAATTTCTTGAAACAATCCAAGCAATGCATGCATGCTTTGATCACAGGTGCAAATCCAAATTCACAGTCTCCGTTACACTTTGCATTTCATAGTAAAATCGACTGCTCGAAGACGTAGTAGTagtaatagaagaagaagaagaagaagaagaagcagagatAGCAGCATTACCGCTCCAACCAAAACCTCCTCCGGCTCCACCGACTCTCGACTCATCTCCTCTTGTGAGAGGCAATGGCATAACTCGATCCGCATGAACCAAACCCATGTTTGTGCCACCATGCACCGCCGCAGGAACTCTCCATGGAAACGGGCTGGTGTTGAT of the Musa acuminata AAA Group cultivar baxijiao chromosome BXJ3-2, Cavendish_Baxijiao_AAA, whole genome shotgun sequence genome contains:
- the LOC135582331 gene encoding heavy metal-associated isoprenylated plant protein 20-like is translated as MGALDHLSDMCSVTETKRTLQIRKRRPLQTVDLKVKMDCDGCERRVKHAVSSIRGVTNVNVNRKQSRVTVTGHIEAKQVLERIKSTGKRAELWPYVPYNLVAYPYVAGAYDKKAPSGFVRNAAQAVPNPNAPEEQYMSLFSDDNPNACSIM